A region from the Pseudonocardia petroleophila genome encodes:
- a CDS encoding 1-deoxy-D-xylulose-5-phosphate synthase N-terminal domain-containing protein, protein MRITRHGYSDLPRLLARMTGDEKHDVSATSTLDAIWVLYERVLRVGPDTVEDPDRDRFLLSKGHGPMAYYAVLAAMGFVEESVLDTFGRFDSVLGHHPDRTLVPGVEIGSGSLGHGLGLAVGTALGNRIAGRDARTVVLVGDAELDEGSNAEAIQYAGRAGLDRLMTVVVDNSSASQGWPGGIAARFAVEGWSTADVDGRDHDALHRAFTASTGGRPHAVVAHVESKES, encoded by the coding sequence ATGCGGATCACGAGACACGGATACTCCGATCTCCCACGGTTGCTGGCCCGGATGACCGGGGACGAGAAGCACGACGTGAGCGCGACGTCCACCCTGGACGCGATCTGGGTGCTGTACGAGCGTGTGCTGCGCGTCGGTCCGGACACCGTCGAGGACCCCGACCGGGACCGTTTCCTGCTGTCCAAGGGGCACGGCCCGATGGCCTACTACGCGGTGCTGGCCGCGATGGGCTTCGTCGAGGAGTCCGTCCTGGACACGTTCGGCCGGTTCGACTCGGTGCTGGGCCACCATCCGGACCGCACCCTCGTGCCCGGCGTCGAGATCGGCTCCGGATCGCTCGGGCACGGGCTCGGGCTCGCGGTGGGCACCGCCCTCGGCAACCGCATCGCCGGCCGGGACGCGCGCACCGTCGTCCTGGTCGGGGACGCCGAGCTGGACGAGGGCTCCAACGCCGAGGCGATCCAGTACGCCGGCCGGGCCGGTCTGGACCGGCTGATGACCGTCGTGGTGGACAACTCGTCCGCCTCGCAGGGCTGGCCGGGCGGCATCGCCGCCCGCTTCGCCGTCGAGGGCTGGAGTACCGCCGACGTCGACGGCCGCGACCACGACGCCCTGCACCGCGCGTTCACCGCATCCACCGGGGGCCGCCCGCACGCGGTGGTCGCCCACGTCGAGTCGAAGGAGTCCTGA
- a CDS encoding FBP domain-containing protein, whose product MTDTTDARIRRALANSTKGEAGRMTLPAWVRDLDLDAVDDVLGWRDPKAPDRGVLLVPGDDGPVAIAVRAGERAARATAMCALCRSTHAPGRVELLVARRPGPAGRNGDTVGTYVCGDLRCAQHVRVEKATAALRPTPGTSVEERREGLRERARQFVDAVLG is encoded by the coding sequence ATGACCGACACCACCGACGCCCGCATCCGCCGCGCCCTGGCCAACTCGACCAAGGGCGAGGCCGGGCGGATGACCCTGCCCGCGTGGGTCCGCGACCTCGACCTCGACGCCGTCGACGACGTGCTGGGGTGGCGCGACCCGAAGGCGCCGGACCGCGGCGTCCTGCTCGTCCCCGGCGACGACGGGCCGGTGGCGATCGCGGTGCGGGCCGGGGAACGGGCGGCGCGGGCCACCGCCATGTGCGCGCTGTGCCGCTCCACCCACGCCCCGGGCCGGGTGGAGCTGCTGGTGGCGCGGCGTCCCGGACCGGCCGGGCGCAACGGGGACACCGTCGGCACCTACGTGTGCGGCGACCTGCGGTGCGCGCAGCACGTCCGGGTCGAGAAGGCGACGGCGGCGCTGCGGCCGACGCCGGGCACGAGCGTCGAGGAGCGGCGCGAGGGCCTGCGGGAACGGGCGCGGCAGTTCGTCGACGCCGTGCTGGGCTGA
- a CDS encoding SH3-like domain-containing protein encodes MSRINDVGGMTGFAAIVQEPDEPPFHADWEAHVLALNGALIRRGIYNLDEFRDAQERLPVPEYLAASYYERWFAAIRVLLVEKGVATSADLELPHG; translated from the coding sequence GTGAGCCGCATCAACGACGTCGGCGGGATGACCGGGTTCGCCGCGATCGTGCAGGAGCCGGACGAGCCGCCCTTCCACGCCGACTGGGAGGCGCACGTCCTCGCGCTCAACGGCGCCCTGATCCGGCGCGGGATCTACAACCTCGACGAGTTCCGCGACGCCCAGGAGCGGCTGCCGGTGCCGGAGTACCTGGCCGCGTCCTACTACGAGCGGTGGTTCGCCGCGATCCGCGTGCTGCTGGTCGAGAAGGGCGTGGCCACCTCGGCCGACCTGGAGCTCCCGCATGGCTGA
- a CDS encoding VOC family protein, with amino-acid sequence MLGGGAVVVAPRRHGHDVDEAALFYRSVLGLEPAAVGEFAAPFGLVRSRALTEPRRRVRLALTVSLLRRGEWSPGVAEPQYVALATDDVLATARAARAAGAPLLGIPDNYYADLDARLGLPPARLAEFRDLGVLYEETPDGAYLQVCTEVLGGRLFLAFVQRVGAYDGYGWTDAPVRMAAHRRRRLVRQGSRA; translated from the coding sequence CTGCTCGGTGGGGGTGCGGTAGTAGTCGCGCCCCGTCGCCACGGCCACGACGTTGATGAGGCCGCGCTGTTCTACCGCTCGGTGCTCGGCCTCGAACCGGCCGCGGTGGGTGAGTTCGCCGCCCCGTTCGGGCTGGTCCGCAGCCGCGCCCTCACCGAGCCCCGCCGCCGGGTCCGGCTCGCGCTGACGGTCTCGCTGCTGCGCCGCGGCGAGTGGTCACCGGGCGTCGCGGAGCCCCAGTACGTCGCACTGGCCACCGACGACGTCCTCGCCACCGCCCGGGCCGCCCGCGCCGCGGGCGCACCGCTGCTCGGCATCCCCGACAACTACTACGCCGACCTCGACGCCCGCCTCGGCCTCCCGCCCGCGCGGCTGGCCGAGTTCCGCGACCTGGGCGTGCTGTACGAGGAGACGCCCGACGGCGCCTACCTGCAGGTGTGCACCGAGGTGCTGGGCGGGCGGCTGTTCCTGGCGTTCGTGCAGCGGGTCGGCGCGTACGACGGGTACGGCTGGACCGACGCCCCCGTCCGGATGGCGGCCCACCGTCGGCGGCGGCTGGTCAGGCAGGGCTCCCGGGCCTGA
- a CDS encoding N-acyl homoserine lactonase family protein, with protein sequence MSDEYAVYAVRYASRAGRRGQHFLGFDDRSAEPHPTAYYVWLAVSGRRAVVVDAGLDPARPHGLEGLEFHCSPVDGIAALGVDPSDVEHLVLSHLHYDHTGTAAHFPRARRVVQAGEARYWTGPAAARIHRERWLVSDDDLGDVLGTTDRLDLVDGDTTLAPGISVHLVGGHTAGLQLTRVDTAAGPVVLASDAVHFYENIDDDRPFPILHSMPGVYAAFDRAAELGGPGLVVPGHDPEVSARFPAVPGVSAVRIA encoded by the coding sequence ATGAGCGACGAGTACGCCGTCTACGCCGTCCGGTACGCCTCGCGGGCCGGACGGCGCGGGCAGCACTTCCTCGGTTTCGACGACCGCTCCGCCGAGCCGCACCCCACGGCCTACTACGTGTGGCTCGCGGTGTCGGGGCGGCGGGCGGTGGTCGTCGACGCCGGGCTCGACCCGGCACGGCCGCACGGCCTGGAGGGGCTGGAGTTCCACTGCTCGCCGGTGGACGGGATCGCCGCGCTCGGCGTCGACCCGTCCGACGTGGAGCACCTGGTGCTCTCGCACCTGCACTACGACCACACCGGCACCGCGGCGCACTTCCCGCGGGCCCGCCGCGTCGTGCAGGCGGGCGAGGCCCGCTACTGGACCGGGCCCGCGGCCGCGCGCATCCACCGCGAGCGCTGGCTCGTCTCCGACGACGACCTGGGCGACGTCCTGGGCACCACCGACCGGCTCGACCTCGTCGACGGCGACACCACCCTCGCCCCGGGGATCAGCGTGCACCTCGTCGGCGGGCACACCGCGGGCCTCCAGCTCACCCGGGTCGACACCGCCGCCGGCCCCGTCGTCCTGGCCTCGGACGCCGTCCACTTCTACGAGAACATCGACGACGACCGCCCGTTCCCGATCCTGCACTCGATGCCCGGGGTGTACGCGGCCTTCGACCGGGCGGCCGAGCTGGGCGGGCCCGGGCTCGTCGTGCCCGGCCACGACCCCGAGGTCTCCGCGCGCTTCCCGGCCGTGCCCGGCGTGTCGGCGGTGCGCATCGCCTGA
- a CDS encoding nitrile hydratase subunit alpha: MSGHHPSSTISAQVRHVEALLETRGLLDPGEIDARIDAFLAGGTPANGARIVARAWTDPGFAGRLLSDANTAIRELGLSMAGGLQEQRLKVVANTPDEHHVVVCTLCSCYPIALLGPSPSWYKSEAYRSRVVRDPRGVLREFGLELPAGTAVTVWDASAESRYLVVPRRPEGTGGLAEDALAALVTRNGLIGTAAV, from the coding sequence GTGAGCGGGCACCACCCGAGCTCGACGATCTCGGCGCAGGTCCGGCACGTCGAGGCGCTGCTGGAGACCCGAGGCCTGCTCGACCCGGGCGAGATCGACGCCCGCATCGACGCGTTCCTCGCCGGGGGCACCCCGGCCAACGGGGCCCGGATCGTCGCCCGCGCGTGGACCGACCCGGGGTTCGCCGGGCGGCTGCTCTCCGACGCCAACACCGCGATCCGCGAGCTCGGCCTGTCGATGGCGGGCGGGCTGCAGGAGCAGCGGCTCAAGGTCGTCGCGAACACCCCCGACGAGCACCACGTCGTGGTCTGCACGCTGTGCTCGTGCTACCCGATCGCGCTGCTCGGGCCGTCGCCGAGCTGGTACAAGAGCGAGGCCTACCGCTCGCGCGTGGTGCGCGACCCGCGCGGGGTGCTGCGCGAGTTCGGCCTGGAGCTGCCCGCCGGCACCGCGGTCACCGTGTGGGACGCGAGCGCGGAGTCGCGCTACCTGGTGGTGCCGCGGCGCCCGGAGGGCACCGGCGGCCTGGCGGAGGACGCGCTCGCCGCGCTCGTCACCCGCAACGGGCTGATCGGCACGGCCGCGGTCTGA
- a CDS encoding CPBP family intramembrane glutamic endopeptidase, translated as MRTAPRARTAILVAAVYLALVCAVWFLTGTDYTTIGTTVGTTVAGIVVPVGLGAVFLAAVTTYLGWWRPVLYEEPRVGPRWLLVVPVLFVVIAVGTLTRADLSRFSATHLLMLVVGVALVGFSEELLCRGIAVVGLRGSGSEVVAWLGSCLVFALLHGVNALFGAPVAATGVQVLFAFLAGSVLYVTRRVTGVLVACMVIHAFWDFTSFAAQAAPAQGPSPLGVLALLQYPTVVLALVGVLLLVRRPVPQAA; from the coding sequence ATGCGGACCGCACCGCGCGCGCGCACCGCGATCCTGGTCGCCGCCGTCTACCTCGCGCTGGTCTGCGCGGTCTGGTTCCTCACCGGCACCGACTACACGACGATCGGCACCACGGTCGGGACCACCGTCGCGGGGATCGTGGTCCCGGTCGGGCTCGGGGCCGTGTTCCTGGCCGCCGTCACCACCTACCTCGGCTGGTGGCGTCCGGTCCTGTACGAGGAACCGCGCGTCGGGCCGCGCTGGCTCCTGGTGGTCCCCGTCCTGTTCGTCGTGATCGCGGTCGGCACGCTGACCCGGGCCGACCTGTCCCGCTTCTCCGCCACCCACCTGCTGATGCTGGTCGTGGGGGTGGCGCTGGTCGGCTTCTCCGAGGAGCTGCTCTGCCGCGGCATCGCCGTCGTCGGCCTGCGCGGATCCGGCTCGGAGGTCGTCGCGTGGCTGGGCAGCTGCCTGGTCTTCGCACTCCTGCACGGCGTCAACGCCCTGTTCGGCGCGCCCGTCGCCGCCACCGGGGTGCAGGTCCTGTTCGCGTTCCTGGCCGGGAGCGTCCTGTACGTGACGCGGCGCGTCACGGGCGTGCTGGTGGCCTGCATGGTGATCCACGCGTTCTGGGACTTCACCTCCTTCGCCGCGCAGGCGGCTCCGGCGCAGGGCCCGTCGCCGCTCGGTGTGCTGGCGCTGCTCCAGTACCCGACCGTGGTCCTCGCGCTGGTCGGGGTGCTCCTGCTGGTGCGGCGGCCGGTCCCGCAGGCCGCCTGA
- a CDS encoding SH3-like domain-containing protein: protein MADRFAPGDRVRTRATDPDGHTRLPRYARGAVGTVVERAGAHPLADERARGGTPDPHAVHHVRFAAADLFGAGDHAVVVELWEDYLEEAP from the coding sequence ATGGCTGACCGCTTCGCCCCGGGCGACCGCGTCCGCACCCGCGCGACCGACCCCGACGGGCACACCCGCCTGCCCCGCTACGCCCGCGGTGCCGTCGGCACGGTCGTCGAGCGGGCCGGGGCGCACCCGCTGGCCGACGAGCGCGCCCGCGGCGGCACCCCCGACCCGCACGCCGTGCACCACGTCCGCTTCGCCGCGGCCGACCTGTTCGGGGCGGGCGACCACGCGGTGGTCGTCGAGCTGTGGGAGGACTACCTGGAGGAGGCACCGTGA